A DNA window from Thioalkalivibrio sp. XN279 contains the following coding sequences:
- the glmU gene encoding bifunctional UDP-N-acetylglucosamine diphosphorylase/glucosamine-1-phosphate N-acetyltransferase GlmU → MALHVVILAAGQGTRMKSARPKVLQPLAGRPLLAHVLGRALGLGAHATHVVYGHGGDAVPAAFPDADVKWVLQAEQLGTGHAVAQAMPGIPDDGTVLVLYGDVPLIEARTLQPLVDKARGGALALLGVYLDDPTGYGRLIRDAAGRVVRIVEQKDASESELAVSEVNTGILAAPAKRLRAWLEGLSNHNSQGEYYLTDVVAAAVADDVPVEAMLAPTMTEVLGINDRRQLAGLETTLRKRITDELMAAGVTLVDPARVDVRGRVECGRDVVIDVNAVFEGVVILGDDVVIGPNVVIRDSRLGPGCRVDANTLIEGADVGPGCELGPFARLRPGAVLADGVKVGNFVEVKKSRIGAGSKVNHLSYIGNAEIGTRVNVGAGTITCNYDGVNKHSTVIGDDAFIGSNSALVAPVEVGAGATIGAGSTISKDAPAGELTVARGKQVTVRGWKRPTKK, encoded by the coding sequence ATGGCCTTACACGTCGTAATCCTCGCCGCCGGCCAGGGCACGCGGATGAAGTCCGCCCGGCCCAAGGTCCTGCAGCCCCTGGCGGGCCGCCCGTTGCTGGCGCACGTCCTCGGGCGCGCCCTCGGGCTCGGCGCCCATGCCACCCATGTGGTTTACGGTCATGGCGGCGACGCCGTGCCGGCCGCTTTCCCGGACGCCGACGTGAAGTGGGTGCTGCAGGCGGAACAGCTCGGCACCGGCCATGCCGTGGCGCAGGCCATGCCCGGCATCCCGGACGACGGCACCGTGCTGGTGCTCTACGGCGACGTGCCGCTGATCGAGGCGCGCACGCTGCAGCCGCTGGTGGACAAGGCCCGCGGCGGGGCGCTGGCGCTGCTCGGGGTGTATCTCGACGACCCCACCGGTTACGGCCGCCTGATTCGCGACGCGGCCGGCCGGGTCGTGCGCATCGTCGAGCAGAAGGACGCCAGCGAGTCCGAGCTCGCGGTCAGCGAGGTCAACACGGGCATCCTGGCGGCGCCGGCGAAACGCCTGCGGGCCTGGCTGGAGGGGCTGTCCAACCACAATTCACAGGGCGAGTATTACCTGACCGACGTGGTCGCCGCGGCGGTGGCCGATGACGTGCCGGTAGAGGCCATGCTGGCGCCGACCATGACCGAGGTGCTGGGTATCAACGACCGCCGGCAGCTCGCCGGCCTGGAGACCACCTTGCGTAAGCGCATCACCGACGAGCTCATGGCGGCAGGCGTGACCCTGGTCGACCCGGCGCGGGTGGACGTGCGCGGGCGGGTCGAGTGCGGGCGCGACGTGGTGATCGACGTCAACGCGGTGTTCGAGGGCGTGGTGATTCTCGGCGACGATGTCGTCATCGGCCCGAACGTGGTGATCCGCGACAGCCGCCTCGGCCCCGGATGCCGGGTGGATGCGAACACCCTCATCGAGGGCGCAGACGTCGGTCCCGGCTGCGAGCTCGGCCCGTTCGCGCGCCTGCGGCCGGGCGCGGTGCTGGCCGACGGCGTCAAGGTGGGCAACTTCGTCGAGGTGAAGAAAAGCCGCATTGGCGCCGGCAGCAAGGTCAACCACCTCAGCTACATCGGGAATGCGGAGATTGGGACGCGCGTCAACGTCGGCGCCGGGACGATCACGTGCAATTACGATGGCGTGAACAAGCACTCCACGGTGATCGGCGACGACGCCTTCATCGGCTCGAACAGCGCGCTGGTGGCGCCGGTCGAGGTCGGGGCCGGAGCGACCATCGGCGCGGGCTCGACAATTTCCAAGGACGCACCGGCCGGCGAGCTCACCGTGGCGCGCGGCAAGCAGGTCACGGTGCGCGGCTGGAAGCGGCCGACCAAGAAGTAA
- a CDS encoding YncE family protein — protein sequence MRLYTLLAIAACLLAPSAGDADVLLVGNKSAHTLWALDPVTGEKLAEFETGVGPHEVEVSSDHRYAVVSNYGEREAAGNTLTVIEWPAARVARVIDLGENTRPHGMAFLSGYLAAITTEGSDSVLVVDVARGNVVSTIGVGEGVAHMVAASRDGRFAYVTNISAGTLEKVEVLTGEVLQSVATGAGAEGVAVVDDRREVWVTNRGDDTVSVIDAESLEVLATLESAGFPIRIAVTPTGSHALVTNARAATLSVFDIRDRSLVATLQIADPDGEYQQTLLGDSALPIGIEVAPDGKRAFVAISGGNEIAVIDTADWEIVDRWETGREPDALGWVVTPGEGMPRT from the coding sequence ATGAGACTCTACACGCTCCTCGCCATCGCGGCCTGCCTGCTGGCCCCCTCGGCCGGGGATGCGGACGTCCTGCTGGTGGGCAACAAGAGCGCCCATACGCTGTGGGCGCTCGACCCGGTCACGGGCGAGAAGCTCGCCGAGTTCGAAACCGGCGTGGGCCCGCACGAAGTCGAAGTGTCGTCCGATCACCGCTACGCGGTGGTCAGCAACTACGGCGAGCGCGAAGCCGCCGGCAACACGCTCACCGTGATCGAGTGGCCCGCTGCCCGGGTCGCGCGCGTCATCGACCTGGGAGAGAACACCCGCCCGCACGGCATGGCCTTTCTCAGCGGGTACCTCGCCGCGATCACCACGGAGGGGAGCGACAGCGTGCTGGTCGTGGATGTCGCGCGCGGCAACGTCGTTTCCACCATCGGCGTCGGCGAGGGCGTGGCGCACATGGTGGCCGCGTCGCGCGACGGCCGTTTCGCCTACGTCACCAACATCTCGGCCGGCACGCTGGAGAAGGTGGAGGTCCTCACTGGCGAGGTGCTGCAGTCCGTAGCGACCGGCGCGGGCGCCGAGGGCGTGGCCGTGGTCGACGACCGGCGCGAAGTCTGGGTGACCAATCGCGGCGACGATACCGTGAGCGTGATCGATGCCGAGAGCCTCGAGGTGCTGGCGACGCTGGAGTCGGCCGGCTTCCCGATCCGCATCGCCGTCACGCCGACCGGCAGCCACGCGCTGGTCACCAACGCGCGTGCCGCGACCTTGTCTGTTTTCGACATCCGCGACCGCAGCCTCGTCGCCACGTTGCAGATCGCCGATCCTGACGGCGAGTACCAGCAGACCTTGCTCGGAGACTCGGCCCTGCCCATCGGTATCGAGGTTGCGCCGGACGGGAAGCGTGCATTCGTCGCCATCAGCGGCGGCAACGAGATCGCCGTGATCGACACCGCCGACTGGGAAATCGTGGATCGCTGGGAGACCGGCCGCGAGCCCGATGCGCTCGGCTGGGTGGTCACGCCCGGCGAGGGGATGCCGCGAACTTGA
- a CDS encoding polysialyltransferase family glycosyltransferase, producing the protein MAGYNYYFISSPLHFLLSVNMAIRCGETRSVAVISSRIESNARLLREVIERDGRVFCDVITLESGPGKGHGSKARQRKQRMQVLREYLAERPAARIFTGTDRHVEFQYAMHIARQHDPAVEGIYLDDGLHTYLGSRRMHSFQHKYGDALLKKLYYGWWWKNPVILGTSGWISKVYAVFPELVHPVYREMGKTVLPFDAHYFADPAFAGISRALAEVAELDRDTLGRLDFVLLLTHEQHYADPWAHMDKMMQLLGAHAPPERIAIKAHPRSRLLDELRARYPRLVHLDNRVGFELLLPFLRADCVFLADISSSLFTVKWLQPKQRAFAIEVPHPTIEHYRGELQALFTRMGIQQVSYAQLETELEKIAADA; encoded by the coding sequence GTGGCAGGGTATAACTACTACTTCATCTCCTCGCCGCTGCATTTCCTGCTTTCGGTCAACATGGCGATCCGCTGCGGAGAGACCCGCAGCGTCGCCGTGATCTCCTCGCGCATCGAGAGCAACGCCCGCCTGCTCAGGGAAGTGATCGAGCGGGACGGGCGGGTCTTCTGCGACGTGATCACCCTGGAAAGCGGGCCGGGAAAGGGCCACGGCAGCAAGGCCCGCCAGCGCAAGCAACGCATGCAGGTGCTGCGCGAGTACCTCGCGGAGCGCCCGGCGGCGCGGATTTTCACCGGCACCGACCGGCACGTCGAGTTCCAGTACGCCATGCACATCGCGCGGCAGCACGACCCGGCGGTCGAAGGCATCTACCTGGACGACGGCCTGCACACCTATCTCGGCTCCCGCCGCATGCACAGCTTCCAGCACAAGTACGGCGATGCCCTGCTGAAGAAGCTGTACTACGGCTGGTGGTGGAAGAACCCGGTGATCCTCGGGACGTCCGGCTGGATCTCGAAGGTCTATGCGGTGTTCCCGGAGCTGGTGCATCCCGTCTACCGGGAGATGGGCAAGACCGTGCTGCCCTTCGATGCGCACTATTTCGCCGATCCGGCCTTCGCGGGCATCTCGCGTGCCCTCGCCGAGGTGGCGGAGCTCGACCGCGACACCCTGGGCCGGCTGGATTTCGTGCTGTTGCTGACCCACGAGCAGCACTACGCCGATCCCTGGGCCCACATGGACAAGATGATGCAGCTGCTCGGCGCGCATGCCCCGCCCGAACGCATCGCCATCAAGGCGCATCCCCGCTCGCGCCTGCTGGACGAACTGCGGGCGAGGTATCCGCGCCTCGTGCACCTGGACAACCGCGTGGGCTTCGAGCTGCTGCTGCCGTTCCTGCGCGCGGACTGCGTGTTCCTCGCCGACATCAGTTCCTCGCTGTTCACCGTGAAGTGGCTGCAGCCGAAGCAGCGCGCCTTCGCCATCGAGGTGCCGCACCCGACCATCGAGCACTACCGCGGCGAGCTGCAGGCGCTGTTCACCCGGATGGGCATCCAGCAGGTGTCCTACGCGCAGCTGGAGACCGAGCTGGAGAAAATCGCCGCCGACGCGTGA
- a CDS encoding glycosyltransferase, translating into MSNTMPRETLGDRLALLFMRLAASGWVPARWFLKALPPESERKAATDRLHIEIVSHCWGYAHMQAYQLSSLVRHPPTRADVTMTVYYSPEDSATAALLEYFGAIEVPGVSWNWQAMDKYHLFRRAIGRNHAARATRADWIWFTDCDVVFGAGCLDGLAEAVQGRRDTLVFPRVEHVSAVLEPGDPMLEAGKGAPRVLDIDPAAFTAQARDRATGPLQVAHGDVARACGYCEQLRVYQQPVARWAKAHEDRAFRWLLRTQGVPVEAPGVYRIRHVSKGRYQQDTWTARLRTRIRRIQLRLREGKQD; encoded by the coding sequence ATGAGCAATACCATGCCGCGCGAGACCCTGGGCGATCGCCTCGCTCTCCTGTTCATGCGTCTCGCCGCCAGCGGCTGGGTGCCGGCGCGCTGGTTCCTCAAGGCGCTGCCGCCGGAGTCGGAACGCAAGGCCGCGACCGACCGGCTGCACATCGAGATCGTCAGCCACTGCTGGGGCTATGCTCACATGCAGGCCTACCAGCTCAGCTCCCTGGTCCGGCATCCGCCGACCCGGGCCGACGTGACCATGACGGTGTATTACTCGCCGGAAGATTCCGCGACGGCTGCGCTGCTCGAGTACTTCGGCGCCATCGAGGTGCCCGGCGTGTCATGGAACTGGCAGGCCATGGACAAGTACCACCTGTTCCGGCGCGCCATCGGCCGCAACCACGCCGCGCGCGCCACCCGGGCCGACTGGATCTGGTTCACGGACTGCGACGTCGTGTTCGGCGCCGGTTGCCTCGACGGCCTCGCCGAGGCGGTGCAGGGCCGCCGCGATACGCTGGTGTTCCCGCGCGTCGAGCACGTCTCCGCGGTGCTGGAGCCGGGCGACCCGATGCTGGAGGCGGGCAAGGGCGCGCCGCGCGTGCTCGATATAGACCCGGCGGCCTTCACCGCGCAGGCGCGGGACCGCGCCACGGGACCGCTGCAGGTTGCGCATGGCGACGTGGCGCGCGCCTGCGGTTACTGCGAGCAGCTCAGGGTCTACCAGCAGCCCGTGGCGCGCTGGGCCAAGGCGCACGAGGACCGGGCCTTTCGCTGGCTGCTGCGCACGCAAGGCGTGCCCGTCGAGGCTCCCGGGGTGTATCGCATCCGCCACGTCAGCAAGGGCCGCTACCAGCAGGACACCTGGACAGCGCGGCTGCGCACGCGCATCCGCCGCATCCAGCTGCGGCTGCGCGAAGGAAAACAGGATTGA
- a CDS encoding NAD(P)/FAD-dependent oxidoreductase gives MTRPTDHVTEVDVAIIGAGAAGLMCAIAAGRRGRRVRVLDHANKVGKKILMSGGGRCNFTNLHSTPANFLSANPHFAKSALSRYTPADFVALVEKHAIPYHEKKLGQLFCDRSSKDIVRMLLAECAAVGAEVLTHAPTRIEQLGPPHRLETPQGTLLAESLVIATGGYSIPSLGATGFGIDFARELGLQIQPTRAALVPVTLEPRLLARLEGLSGVSVETVTRAGGAEFRENILFTHRGLSGPAILQASSYWLPGQPLEIDLFPGADLAERLRGARRGRPRVELKTLLAETLPKSMAQRWCEHWLDNKPLADVSDADIEQAASACQPWTVYPAGTEGYRTAEVTIGGVDTGALSSKTMECRDHPGVYFIGEVVDVTGHLGGHNFQWAWASGHAAGQYA, from the coding sequence ATGACGCGCCCCACAGACCATGTGACCGAGGTCGACGTTGCCATAATCGGCGCCGGCGCCGCCGGCCTGATGTGCGCCATCGCCGCCGGCCGGCGCGGCCGCCGCGTGCGGGTGCTCGACCACGCCAACAAGGTCGGCAAGAAGATCCTGATGTCAGGCGGCGGCCGCTGTAACTTCACCAACCTCCATTCCACGCCGGCCAACTTCCTCTCGGCCAACCCGCACTTCGCCAAGTCGGCGCTAAGCCGCTACACGCCGGCCGACTTCGTCGCGCTCGTGGAGAAACACGCCATCCCCTACCACGAGAAGAAGCTCGGGCAGCTGTTCTGCGACCGCTCCTCGAAAGACATCGTCCGCATGCTGCTGGCGGAATGCGCTGCCGTCGGCGCCGAAGTGCTGACCCACGCGCCGACGCGGATCGAGCAGCTGGGACCGCCGCACCGGCTGGAGACGCCGCAGGGGACGCTGCTGGCCGAGTCGCTGGTGATCGCCACCGGCGGCTATTCCATCCCGTCGCTGGGCGCCACCGGCTTCGGTATCGATTTTGCGCGCGAGCTCGGCCTCCAGATCCAGCCGACCCGGGCTGCGCTGGTGCCGGTGACGCTGGAGCCGCGGCTGCTGGCCAGGCTCGAGGGGCTGTCGGGGGTCTCCGTGGAGACGGTGACCCGGGCCGGCGGTGCGGAGTTTCGCGAGAACATCCTGTTCACCCACCGCGGCCTCAGCGGCCCCGCCATCCTACAGGCCTCCTCCTACTGGCTGCCGGGGCAGCCGCTGGAAATCGACCTGTTCCCCGGCGCGGACCTGGCCGAGCGGTTGCGCGGCGCGCGCCGTGGCCGGCCGCGCGTCGAGCTCAAGACCCTGCTGGCCGAGACGCTGCCCAAGAGCATGGCGCAGCGCTGGTGCGAGCACTGGCTGGACAACAAGCCGCTGGCCGACGTGAGCGACGCCGACATCGAGCAGGCGGCGTCGGCCTGCCAGCCCTGGACGGTTTATCCTGCCGGCACCGAGGGCTATCGCACTGCCGAGGTCACCATCGGCGGCGTCGACACCGGCGCCCTCTCGTCCAAGACCATGGAGTGCCGCGACCACCCCGGCGTGTATTTCATCGGCGAGGTGGTGGACGTGACCGGGCACCTCGGCGGCCACAATTTCCAGTGGGCTTGGGCTTCCGGCCACGCCGCGGGACAATACGCCTGA
- a CDS encoding cytochrome c peroxidase yields the protein MWKKTKEALFTLGRGGPLTLCAAALVLMAGHGQAYGQAAPRGGGGGAAVGNAINPDVFPLSLTAVPDINVLGLLDKTGTNATAWPWQPITQTGQQTALQALGKALFWDMQVGGDGIQACATCHYHAGADHRKVNQMSPGLRGGDNVHDFIGTNGFIGANQVLTTGDFAGGPDNPGRGLPTSEAALIAVNSIGDAPDGTPGSVVKADSTLDVNDVVSSQGIRAGTHDGVSANRVDTATLHDNDNAQGFTHDFTTNAPGVPDTVRRVEPRNAPTVLNAVYNHRNFWDGRADSFFNGRNPAGFRDPDARVKVVDGDGIGDELLMLPFSSLASQAVGPTGSEFEMVFEFRTADLGKKLENAQPLRGQLIDPNDSLLGTGAPPGFEIDATYGRGLIGTYGERIKDIFDDRFWNSALCLDEGGEVVDCQIANPAAGLPDSEGVCVDSTGLTVDCQIDNPAGYSLLAYNFPLFFGLAVQAYEATLFTEETIVDLIGGGIATGTLTNGAGRQLRTFVVDGQPLEACIVALALNNRAAAQADAEQICAAHYAKFIHPKAHSGTESNLALFPVPAGAPIGGCIRPTDPFTCETSPNEANGIATILNVERGLGRWFAGATACSVCHFNPEFNGATVQNITGWGAGPVGVLPPGQVAREVEQPVVAERMITFNGQPAVYDAGFYNIGVRPTPEDIALGADQGGVPLSLSKLMEIFVGGDATGYDIEKINTIQGWLTAGNVLMIPFSPTDLTPVPWELNIACGAGLNNPNANNNPGPQCVPQMVRGERLLRNGAFKAQGLRNAFFTGPYLHNGSKMNLRQVLEFYKTAGDFQNLNFHNLDAGMRIFDLGPTDEASVVELMEIGLTDWRVAYEEGKFDHPELCIPNGHDDVTGETILVGLPAVGNGGNARRLQTFEEHLTGSDHEHDLTDACTVFDLLEGDVVLNGKSVIDVPPAPPETTTP from the coding sequence ATGTGGAAGAAGACAAAAGAGGCCTTATTTACTCTCGGCCGCGGCGGGCCACTGACCTTGTGCGCCGCCGCGCTTGTTCTCATGGCGGGACACGGCCAGGCCTACGGCCAGGCGGCACCCCGGGGCGGTGGCGGAGGCGCAGCGGTGGGCAACGCGATCAACCCGGACGTGTTCCCGCTCAGCCTGACGGCAGTGCCTGATATCAATGTGCTGGGGCTGCTCGACAAGACCGGGACCAATGCAACCGCCTGGCCTTGGCAGCCGATCACGCAGACCGGGCAGCAAACGGCCTTGCAGGCCCTCGGCAAGGCGCTGTTCTGGGACATGCAGGTAGGCGGCGACGGTATCCAGGCCTGCGCGACCTGCCATTACCATGCCGGCGCCGATCACCGGAAGGTGAACCAGATGAGCCCCGGCCTGCGGGGCGGCGACAACGTCCATGACTTTATCGGCACCAACGGCTTTATCGGCGCCAACCAGGTGCTCACGACCGGCGATTTCGCCGGCGGGCCGGACAATCCGGGTCGCGGCTTGCCCACCAGCGAAGCTGCCTTGATCGCCGTTAACTCGATTGGCGACGCGCCCGACGGCACACCCGGCAGCGTGGTTAAGGCCGACTCGACACTCGACGTGAACGACGTGGTTTCCTCCCAGGGCATCCGGGCGGGCACGCATGACGGCGTCAGCGCCAACCGTGTGGATACGGCCACGTTGCACGATAACGACAACGCCCAGGGGTTCACGCATGACTTCACCACGAATGCGCCCGGCGTGCCCGACACGGTCCGCCGGGTCGAGCCGCGCAACGCGCCGACCGTGCTGAATGCGGTCTACAACCATCGCAATTTCTGGGACGGGCGCGCCGATTCCTTCTTCAACGGCCGCAACCCGGCCGGCTTCCGTGATCCGGATGCCCGGGTGAAGGTGGTGGATGGCGATGGAATCGGCGATGAGCTGCTGATGCTGCCTTTCTCGTCGCTGGCCTCCCAGGCCGTCGGGCCGACGGGCAGCGAGTTCGAGATGGTGTTCGAGTTCCGCACGGCCGACCTCGGCAAGAAGCTCGAGAATGCGCAGCCGCTGCGCGGCCAGTTGATCGACCCAAACGATTCGTTGCTTGGGACTGGGGCGCCGCCTGGGTTCGAGATAGACGCAACCTATGGGCGTGGGCTGATCGGAACCTACGGCGAGAGGATCAAGGACATCTTTGACGATCGGTTCTGGAACAGCGCGCTATGCCTCGATGAGGGGGGTGAAGTGGTCGATTGCCAGATCGCAAATCCCGCCGCTGGCTTGCCTGATTCTGAAGGCGTTTGCGTCGATAGCACCGGCCTAACCGTTGACTGCCAGATCGACAACCCGGCAGGTTACTCGCTGCTCGCCTACAACTTCCCGTTGTTCTTCGGTCTGGCCGTCCAGGCCTACGAGGCGACGCTGTTCACCGAGGAAACCATCGTCGACCTGATCGGCGGCGGCATTGCCACGGGCACCCTCACGAACGGCGCTGGCCGACAGTTGCGGACTTTCGTCGTCGATGGCCAGCCGCTCGAGGCCTGCATCGTCGCGCTCGCCCTCAACAACAGGGCGGCAGCGCAGGCCGACGCCGAGCAGATCTGCGCGGCCCACTACGCGAAGTTCATTCATCCCAAAGCGCATTCCGGCACGGAATCAAACTTGGCGTTGTTCCCGGTGCCGGCAGGCGCTCCGATCGGCGGCTGCATCAGACCCACCGATCCCTTCACCTGTGAGACCAGCCCCAACGAGGCCAATGGCATCGCCACGATCCTGAACGTCGAACGTGGCCTCGGCCGCTGGTTCGCGGGCGCGACAGCCTGCTCGGTCTGCCATTTCAACCCGGAGTTCAACGGTGCCACGGTGCAGAACATCACTGGCTGGGGCGCCGGCCCGGTTGGGGTGCTGCCCCCGGGACAGGTCGCGCGCGAAGTCGAGCAGCCGGTGGTGGCCGAACGCATGATCACGTTCAACGGCCAGCCCGCGGTCTACGACGCGGGTTTCTACAATATCGGCGTGCGTCCGACGCCGGAAGATATCGCCCTCGGCGCAGACCAGGGCGGGGTGCCGTTGTCCTTGTCCAAGCTGATGGAGATCTTTGTCGGGGGCGACGCGACCGGTTATGACATTGAAAAGATCAACACCATCCAGGGATGGCTGACGGCCGGCAATGTCCTGATGATTCCGTTCTCGCCGACCGACCTGACGCCGGTCCCGTGGGAGCTGAACATCGCCTGTGGCGCCGGCCTCAACAACCCGAACGCCAACAATAATCCGGGCCCGCAGTGCGTCCCGCAGATGGTTCGCGGGGAGCGCTTGCTCCGCAACGGGGCCTTCAAGGCCCAGGGTCTGCGCAACGCGTTCTTCACGGGGCCGTACCTGCACAACGGGTCGAAGATGAACCTGCGGCAGGTGCTGGAGTTCTACAAGACCGCCGGCGACTTCCAGAATCTCAATTTCCACAACCTCGACGCCGGCATGAGGATTTTCGACCTCGGCCCGACGGACGAGGCTTCCGTGGTGGAGCTGATGGAAATCGGTCTGACCGACTGGCGCGTGGCTTACGAGGAGGGCAAGTTCGACCATCCGGAGCTGTGCATACCCAACGGTCACGACGACGTGACGGGCGAGACGATCCTTGTTGGCCTGCCGGCTGTCGGTAATGGCGGCAATGCCCGCCGGCTGCAGACCTTCGAGGAGCATCTGACCGGGTCAGACCATGAGCACGACCTCACCGATGCCTGCACGGTATTCGACCTGCTGGAAGGTGACGTTGTGCTGAATGGTAAGTCGGTCATCGACGTGCCGCCGGCCCCGCCGGAGACGACCACGCCCTGA
- a CDS encoding helix-turn-helix domain-containing protein yields MDAFSGHAEILHISASLRALGRLDVKRVAAAVFDLDAAPCYDPVAEFKRAAASIPLVLLTSKVHPTLLLWALRGGIRDVLAKPLDAADVVRVWRELGELQRLRRAGLSRREALMGRSHDAKNGEPVGGTATNSRPERIAAQIRNYVGRHLQDDIAMDDIAAACGCSRNECNNVAKKQLGGKLKSFVVAERIAHARKLLVATDLPIAEIAERSGFHESAYFCRTFRQHCGESPSCYRARFRSGPPAEDSD; encoded by the coding sequence ATGGACGCCTTCTCGGGCCATGCGGAGATCCTGCATATCTCCGCTTCTCTACGCGCTCTCGGGCGGCTGGACGTCAAGCGGGTCGCGGCCGCCGTCTTCGATCTCGATGCCGCGCCCTGCTACGACCCGGTGGCAGAGTTCAAGCGCGCGGCCGCATCGATTCCGCTGGTCCTGCTCACCAGCAAAGTGCACCCGACATTGCTGCTCTGGGCGCTCCGCGGCGGCATCCGGGACGTGCTTGCGAAGCCCCTGGATGCCGCTGACGTGGTCCGCGTGTGGAGGGAACTCGGTGAGCTCCAGCGGCTGCGGCGCGCCGGCCTGTCGCGCCGGGAAGCGCTCATGGGGCGGAGCCATGACGCAAAAAACGGGGAGCCGGTCGGAGGCACAGCGACCAATTCGCGACCGGAGCGCATCGCGGCGCAGATCCGTAATTATGTCGGCCGGCACCTGCAGGACGACATCGCCATGGACGACATCGCCGCGGCTTGCGGTTGCTCGCGTAACGAGTGCAACAACGTTGCCAAGAAGCAGCTGGGCGGCAAGCTGAAGAGCTTTGTCGTGGCGGAGCGGATCGCCCATGCCAGGAAGCTCCTGGTCGCAACCGACCTGCCGATAGCGGAGATCGCGGAGCGGAGCGGCTTTCATGAAAGCGCGTATTTCTGCCGCACGTTCCGGCAGCATTGTGGCGAGAGCCCGAGTTGTTACAGGGCCCGCTTCAGGTCGGGGCCTCCAGCCGAGGATTCCGACTGA
- a CDS encoding methylated-DNA--[protein]-cysteine S-methyltransferase, which translates to MSPKGICAVHFRWDEVALKSDLGRRFPGAELVRDDAGTAAAVAALRDWIDRPQAAPGPRLDLVGTDFQRAVWRAIARIPAGKVISYAELARQAGRPRAIRAAAQACGANPVPLLVPCHRVVASDGGLGGFGGGLPLKRKLLAREGVRLA; encoded by the coding sequence GTGTCCCCAAAAGGCATCTGCGCTGTCCACTTCCGCTGGGACGAGGTCGCGCTTAAGAGTGACCTGGGGCGTCGTTTCCCCGGCGCCGAGCTGGTGCGCGACGATGCCGGGACGGCGGCGGCCGTGGCGGCGCTGCGGGACTGGATCGACCGGCCGCAGGCCGCTCCGGGGCCGCGGCTCGACCTGGTCGGGACCGACTTCCAGCGTGCCGTCTGGCGAGCCATCGCACGCATTCCGGCCGGCAAGGTGATCTCCTACGCCGAGCTCGCACGCCAGGCGGGCCGACCGCGCGCCATCCGCGCGGCGGCCCAGGCCTGCGGCGCCAACCCCGTCCCACTGCTGGTGCCCTGTCACCGGGTGGTCGCCAGCGACGGCGGCCTCGGCGGTTTCGGCGGCGGGCTGCCACTGAAACGCAAGCTCCTTGCCCGCGAAGGCGTCCGGCTGGCCTGA
- a CDS encoding DUF2238 domain-containing protein: MTVDRLKLVLALAFIVAVALVASGIAPRDRVTWWMEVAPVLIAAPILVATYRRYPLTHLLYILIALHALVLIYGGAYTYAHVPLGFWLQDVLGTVRNPYDKIGHFMQGFVPVLIAREILLRGAYVNGRAMLHFLCVCIALAVSAFYELIEWWAGLAMGQGAHEFLGTQGDSWDTQSDMFFALIGAVVALVLLARLHDRQLRAMGVLKESK, from the coding sequence GTGACCGTCGACCGCCTGAAACTCGTCCTGGCGCTGGCGTTCATCGTCGCCGTTGCACTGGTGGCCTCCGGGATCGCGCCGCGCGACCGCGTGACCTGGTGGATGGAGGTGGCGCCGGTGCTGATCGCGGCGCCCATCCTGGTCGCGACCTATCGCCGTTACCCGCTCACGCACCTGCTCTACATCCTGATCGCCCTGCACGCGCTGGTGCTGATCTACGGCGGCGCCTACACCTACGCCCATGTGCCGCTCGGCTTCTGGCTGCAGGACGTGCTCGGCACGGTGCGCAATCCCTACGACAAGATCGGCCACTTCATGCAGGGCTTCGTGCCGGTGCTGATCGCCCGCGAGATCCTGCTGCGCGGCGCCTACGTGAACGGGCGCGCCATGCTCCACTTTCTCTGCGTCTGCATAGCGCTGGCGGTCAGCGCTTTCTACGAGCTGATCGAGTGGTGGGCCGGCCTTGCCATGGGCCAGGGCGCCCACGAGTTCCTCGGCACCCAGGGCGATTCCTGGGATACCCAGTCGGACATGTTTTTCGCGCTCATCGGCGCTGTCGTTGCCCTGGTGCTGTTGGCCCGCCTGCATGACCGCCAGCTCCGCGCCATGGGCGTGTTGAAGGAGTCGAAATGA